From Triticum urartu cultivar G1812 chromosome 2, Tu2.1, whole genome shotgun sequence, a single genomic window includes:
- the LOC125538995 gene encoding probable inactive dual specificity protein phosphatase-like At4g18593 produces MEANQPQGFGVEQKSGPEQTDEMLGSQVNQKFTGMSLDDAAVEAGIFQEKQDDPEARLEVHQKFAEMCLDTAMGTDINQEKQSDQEARSEADQKPAETIRQCTVVESNVKSEEQQAAANPGVIYRCKKCRRMVATQEYVVTHEVGLGEAGFLKRRNDADEKKPECSACIFVEPMKWMQAVEEGYVSNKLWCMGCKTRLGSFDWAGMQCCCGAWVIPAFQLLKSRIDESHM; encoded by the exons ATGGAAGCAAATCAGCCACAAGGATTTGGAGTTGAACAGAAGTCAGGACCAGAGCAAACTGATGAGATGCTAGGATCACAGGTTAACCAAAAGTTCACGGGAATGTCCCTAGACGACGCTGCTGTGGAAGCTGGCATTTTTCAAGAAAAGCAAGATGATCCAGAGGCAAGATTGGAGGTTCATCAGAAGTTTGCTGAAATGTGCCTAGACACTGCTATGGGAACTGATATTAACCAAGAAAAGCAATCTGATCAAGAGGCAAGATCGGAGGCTGATCAAAAACCTGCAGAAACTATCAGGCAGTGCACAGTTGTGGAATCCAATGTTAAGTCAGAAGAGCAGCAGGCTGCTGCTAATCCAGGTGTCATTTACCGCTGCAAAAAGTGTCGGAGGATGGTAGCAACACAAGAGTACGTCGTCACGCACGAGGTAGGCCTAGGAGAGGCAGGCTTCTTAAAGCGCAGAAACGATGCGGATGAGAAGAAGCCTGAATGCAGTGCCTGCATCTTCGTGGAGCCCATGAAGTGGATGCAGGCTG TGGAAGAGGGGTACGTTTCGAACAAGCTGTGGTGCATGGGATGCAAGACCCGGCTGGGATCGTTCGACTGGGCAGGCATGCAGTGCTGCTGCGGAGCGTGGGTGATCCCGGCTTTCCAGCTGCTCAAGAGCAGGATCGACGAGTCTCACATGTGA